From the Ensifer adhaerens genome, the window TGGCCTACCTGCTCGCCTACGAGCACAGCTTTGCGGAAGCGGATGCGGAATTCGCCAAGGCGATCGAGCTCGATCCGAACGAGGCGGACGCCTGGGCGGCATTGTCCGACATTGACGTTCTCGCCGGGCGGATCGAAGAGGGCCTCGCTCATATTCGCAAGGCGTTCCGGCTCAACCCTTTCCCAACAAGTTGGTACTATCTGGCGCTCGGTCAGGCGCAATATGCTGCCGGCGACTATGAAGCCGCGATCGAGACGCTGCGGGGCGACGAGACCTACCGCACGAGTTCACGCCGGTTTCTTGCGGCAAGCCTCGCCCAACTCGGCCGCCTCGAAGAGGCGCGCGCGGAGGTGGACCTGTTTCTCGTCACCAACCCGGATTTCACGATCCGCCACTGGGCCGCGACCGAACCGTTCCGCGACGACGCGGTGCTTGCGCATTTCGTCGATGGCTTTCGCAAGGCCGGTCTTCCCGAGTGACGGCAAGCGCTCCGACCTGTCGATCGGCCAACAAAAAACCCGGCGCGATGGCCGGGCTTTGAGAATGCCGAAGAGGCGTTCGATTAGAGGCCGAGGCCTTCGAAGCGCTTCTTGAACTTGGAGACGCGGCCGCCGCGGTCCATGAGCTGCTGGTTGCCGCCCGTCCAAGCCGGGTGCGACTTCGGGTCGATTTCCAGGTTCATGGTGGCGCCTTCAGAACCCCAGGTCGAGCGGGTTTCATATTCGGTGCCGTCAGTCATGACTACCTTGATGACGTGGTAATCGGGATGGATGTCTGCCTTCATAACGATCTTCCTAGAGTTCCAGGGTCCAATTGTCGCAAGGCATTGCGACTTCGAGACCGAACACGTAAATGAAGCCGCGGACCGCCTGAAGGCCACGGCTTCCCAATTCGATGCCGTGCCTATACATCAAGGTCTGCGGGATAACAAGTGCCGCGCGGAAGACTCATGGGCAAACCCTTTCCTCCGTGGTCGGCGAAAGGGGTCAAGTGTCAAAACGAGAAATCCAGGCGCCGGCGCGCAAATCCATCCGCCCTCTCGCCACGCTTCTGCCGTATCTCGCCCGTTACCGCCATCTGGTCATCGGCGCAGGCGTTTCGCTGATCCTCGCCGCGGTGACGACCCTGGCGCTGCCACTTGCGGTCAGGCGCATGGTCGACAACGGCTTCTCCAGTCCCGATAGCGGTTTCATCAACACCTACTTCTCGATGCTGATGATGCTCGCCATCGTGCTCGCCCTGGCGAGTGCGGCGCGTTACTACTTCGTCATTACGCTGGGCGAGCGCATCGTTGCCGACCTCCGGCGCAACGTATTCGACCGCGTCACCCGGCTTTCCGCCTCCTTCTTCGACGTCAATCAGTCCGGCGAGATCGTCTCGCGGCTGACGGCCGATACGACCCAGGTCAAGTCCGCAGTCGGGGCCACCGCCTCGGTGGCGCTGCGCAACCTGATCCTGTGTCTCGGCGCCATAGGCATGATGGTCTACACCAGTCCCAAGCTTTCGAGCCTGGTGCTCATCGCCATCCCGATCATCGTCTTCCCGCTCGTCGGCTTCGGCCGCTCCGTCCGTCGCCGCTCGCGTGAGGCACAGGATACGCTTGCCACCGCATCGGCTTTTGCCGGCGAAGCGATCGCGGCATCCCGCACCGTGCAGGCCTTCAATGGCGAAGCACTCGCCAACAACCACTTCGGCGCCGCCGTCGAGGATGCCTATGGCGCTGCGCGCGCCGCCATCAAGGCGCGCTCGGTGCTGACCGCCTTCGCCATTACCATGGTCTTCGGCAGCGTCGTCGCCGTGCTTTGGTTCGGGGCGCATGATGTGCTGTCGGGCAACCTTTCCGCCGGCACCCTCGGCCAGTTCCTGCTCTACTCGGTCTTTGCCGCCGGCAGCCTCGGCTCGCTCTCGGAAGTCTGGGGCGAACTTTCGCAGGCCGCCGGCGCCGCCGAGCGGCTCAACGAACTGCTGACCGAGGTCCCCGAGATCCAGGCGCCGTCAAACCCCGTTGCCATGCCTGTACCGGCTTCCGGCGCCATCTCCTTCGACGAAGTCTACTTCGCCTATCCGGCGCGACCCGATTACAAGAGCCTGAATGGCCTCAGCTTTGCGATCAAACCGGGCGAGACCGTCGCGATCGTCGGTCCTTCCGGCGCCGGCAAGAGCACGGTTTTCTCCATGTTGCTGCGCTTCTACGATCCTGCCAAGGGCGCGGTGACGGTCGATGGGCTCGATGTTCGAACCGTCGATCCGAAGGAGCTGCGCGACCGGCTGGCGATCGTGCCGCAGGATGTCACCATCTTCGCGTCGTCCGTCCACGACAACATCGCCTTCGGCATGCCCGGCGCGACCCGGGAGGCGGTGCGCGCCGCAGCCGCGGCTGCCCAGGCTGACGAGTTCATCAACCGCCTCGATAACGGCTACGACACGCGCGTCGGCGAACGC encodes:
- the rpmE gene encoding 50S ribosomal protein L31; the protein is MKADIHPDYHVIKVVMTDGTEYETRSTWGSEGATMNLEIDPKSHPAWTGGNQQLMDRGGRVSKFKKRFEGLGL
- a CDS encoding ABC transporter transmembrane domain-containing protein; protein product: MPCLYIKVCGITSAARKTHGQTLSSVVGERGQVSKREIQAPARKSIRPLATLLPYLARYRHLVIGAGVSLILAAVTTLALPLAVRRMVDNGFSSPDSGFINTYFSMLMMLAIVLALASAARYYFVITLGERIVADLRRNVFDRVTRLSASFFDVNQSGEIVSRLTADTTQVKSAVGATASVALRNLILCLGAIGMMVYTSPKLSSLVLIAIPIIVFPLVGFGRSVRRRSREAQDTLATASAFAGEAIAASRTVQAFNGEALANNHFGAAVEDAYGAARAAIKARSVLTAFAITMVFGSVVAVLWFGAHDVLSGNLSAGTLGQFLLYSVFAAGSLGSLSEVWGELSQAAGAAERLNELLTEVPEIQAPSNPVAMPVPASGAISFDEVYFAYPARPDYKSLNGLSFAIKPGETVAIVGPSGAGKSTVFSMLLRFYDPAKGAVTVDGLDVRTVDPKELRDRLAIVPQDVTIFASSVHDNIAFGMPGATREAVRAAAAAAQADEFINRLDNGYDTRVGERGITLSGGQRQRIAIARAILKNAPILLLDEATSALDAESETLVQKALDGLLRERTTVIIAHRLATVLKADRILVMDHGRIVEEGTHVSLIRQGGLYAKLARLQFNHGAEALFVTTQS